In Natronogracilivirga saccharolytica, the following are encoded in one genomic region:
- a CDS encoding ribonuclease H-like domain-containing protein, translating into MYFVFDIESIPDIPLLRSLIDNPPEDDKTLLELAGEEFGRGKSGFLPPMYHQMVSWVGLWVTSGGEPKQKVAWSGKNEREGLLSLVDSLTTYKDFGVIHHNGKGFDLPLINYRALKHGLQLPSRLNAHDIRYRFSKQNVDLMDEFSNFGASSYPRLKHIGALVGIPLKVTGEGDEVLEMYQNGELDRIEHYCYEDVMATYLIWLHLQYTCNSLNESDFQNLRRRALSKLEEIQNEAT; encoded by the coding sequence ATGTATTTTGTTTTTGATATTGAATCCATTCCGGATATACCGCTTCTGAGATCGTTGATCGACAATCCGCCGGAGGATGACAAAACGCTGCTTGAACTGGCCGGCGAAGAGTTTGGCCGGGGGAAATCCGGATTTCTGCCCCCCATGTATCACCAAATGGTCTCCTGGGTCGGGCTCTGGGTTACATCCGGCGGTGAGCCAAAGCAAAAAGTGGCATGGAGCGGGAAAAATGAGCGGGAAGGGTTGCTTTCACTTGTTGACTCGCTCACCACCTACAAGGATTTTGGTGTGATTCACCACAACGGCAAGGGATTTGACCTGCCCCTGATCAATTACCGGGCACTGAAACACGGACTTCAGCTACCGTCGCGGCTGAACGCCCATGACATCCGTTACCGGTTCAGCAAGCAGAACGTGGATCTTATGGATGAGTTCAGCAACTTCGGAGCCAGCAGCTATCCCAGGCTCAAGCATATAGGTGCGCTGGTCGGCATACCTCTGAAAGTGACAGGGGAAGGCGATGAGGTGCTCGAAATGTATCAAAATGGTGAACTTGACCGGATCGAACACTACTGTTATGAAGATGTGATGGCAACCTATCTGATTTGGCTCCATCTTCAATATACATGCAATTCTCTCAATGAAAGTGACTTTCAGAATCTGCGAAGGCGCGCTCTGAGCAAACTGGAAGAAATCCAGAATGAAGCAACCTGA
- a CDS encoding lipoate--protein ligase family protein, with protein MIHDWTYIFNNHQTAPDANLALEEYALRNLADRNYMMLYCNEASVVLGRNQNPLEEINLGFAYRNNIPVLRRISGGGTVFHHPGNLNFSFITDYKTDRLHNFRFFNEPVVQLLRQLGVPAEMNDRNDILADGRKISGSAQFSSRGRMISHGTLLFDAPLDQLDELLTVQNKDVHSRSHKSVRSRVANISGFLDQQMDISEFRTYLTEGLTGRSGLQDAWTPGEADNREVESLRRNRYTSWEWNYGRSPRFYIDRSEEISGYTVSMQLCAEKGSISETEFAVHDLKKNLNGETGQPEISRNQLQRTLAGISSLLVNKRYEPVTIMNTVQTCVSETLASTAQNPEKGRCASASQIARQISGLIYRLETDFTETPRQT; from the coding sequence ATGATTCACGACTGGACTTATATTTTTAATAACCATCAGACCGCCCCGGATGCCAATCTGGCTCTTGAGGAATACGCGCTTCGCAATCTGGCGGACAGGAACTACATGATGCTCTATTGCAACGAGGCCTCTGTCGTCCTGGGCAGAAATCAGAATCCGCTGGAAGAGATTAATCTTGGCTTCGCTTACCGAAATAATATCCCTGTGCTCAGAAGAATTTCCGGCGGAGGAACCGTATTTCACCATCCCGGCAATCTGAACTTCAGCTTTATTACCGACTATAAAACGGATCGCCTCCATAACTTTCGTTTTTTCAACGAACCGGTTGTGCAGCTGCTCCGGCAGCTTGGAGTGCCGGCAGAAATGAACGACCGTAATGATATCCTCGCGGACGGACGTAAAATTTCCGGCAGTGCCCAGTTTTCTTCCAGGGGAAGAATGATCAGCCACGGCACCCTGCTTTTTGATGCCCCGCTTGATCAGCTGGATGAGCTGCTGACCGTGCAAAATAAAGATGTGCATTCCCGAAGTCATAAATCTGTGCGAAGCCGGGTAGCAAATATCAGCGGTTTTCTTGATCAGCAGATGGATATTTCTGAATTCCGTACTTATCTGACGGAAGGACTGACAGGCAGGTCCGGACTGCAAGACGCATGGACGCCGGGAGAAGCGGACAACAGGGAGGTGGAATCACTTCGCAGGAACCGTTACACCAGCTGGGAGTGGAATTATGGCAGATCACCCCGATTTTACATTGACCGGTCCGAAGAAATCAGCGGTTATACCGTTTCCATGCAGCTCTGTGCAGAAAAAGGCAGTATTTCAGAAACAGAATTCGCTGTTCATGACCTTAAAAAAAACCTGAATGGTGAAACTGGCCAGCCGGAAATCAGCAGAAATCAGTTGCAACGCACTCTTGCCGGTATTTCATCACTTCTCGTAAATAAACGATATGAACCGGTAACTATAATGAATACCGTTCAGACATGTGTGAGTGAAACGCTTGCATCAACAGCACAAAACCCGGAGAAAGGGCGCTGCGCATCAGCTTCGCAAATTGCCCGACAGATTTCCGGTCTCATTTACCGTCTTGAGACAGATTTCACCGAAACGCCACGTCAAACCTGA
- a CDS encoding elongation factor G, with protein MNVYKPNKIRNIALLGHSGSGKTTLAETMLFESGTTKRRGSVEEGNTVSDYHPIEKEKQKSVFSSFMHLDWRGTKINLIDTPGTADYVGEVVNALKVADAAVFVLDAEHGVEVGTEVLWNIVADMNKPAFFIVNKIDHPNSNYQAVLDLCKERFGREVVPVQYPYEEGESFNTIIDVLKMQMYEFAEGGGKPDKLPIADSQKSQADLQHNDLVESIAENDESLMDLYFEKGHLDEDEMVEGLKKSIMNRQIFPMFCLSAEQNMGSGRVMGFIDNVLPNPLEANPDTDDSGNELTIDTEQKPLAFLFKTISEEHVGDLTFFKVYGGTLKAGTDMINHSKGSTNRLGNLFLTQGGKRVDIQEVQAGDIGAVVKLKDGNVGDTLRDKSLDIGISKVNYPEPTERMAVRSKEKGEEEKIGSALNQIQREDPSLHVENSMELNQIILSGQGEEHLNVVKNMLENRFKLNPEFYEPGIPYRETITKPVKAQYRHKKQSGGAGQYGEVYLYLEPYEEGMPPTPDVSVRDTQEIDLEWGGKLIFQNCIVGGVIDARFMPAILKGVMEKMENGPLSGCRARDVRVSVYDGSMHTVDSNEAAFKTASLMAFKKGFLEAKPQLLEPVYEVEVTVPAEFMGDVMSDLSTRRGQVQGMDSEGTFQKVKALVPLAELYRYATHLRSMTQGRATHTRTFHEYGPVPHEIQERIMKETAEMEESA; from the coding sequence ATGAATGTGTATAAGCCAAACAAAATCAGAAATATCGCTCTGCTGGGGCATTCCGGTTCCGGCAAAACCACCCTCGCAGAGACCATGCTTTTTGAATCAGGTACCACGAAAAGGCGAGGGAGTGTAGAGGAAGGCAATACGGTCTCTGATTATCACCCCATCGAAAAGGAAAAACAGAAGTCGGTATTCAGCTCATTCATGCACCTCGACTGGAGAGGAACCAAAATCAATCTGATTGACACACCGGGTACCGCCGATTATGTCGGTGAAGTTGTCAATGCACTCAAAGTAGCCGACGCAGCCGTCTTCGTACTGGATGCCGAACACGGGGTGGAAGTAGGAACCGAAGTGCTCTGGAACATCGTCGCCGATATGAACAAACCGGCGTTTTTCATAGTAAATAAAATAGACCATCCGAATTCCAACTATCAGGCTGTACTGGATCTCTGCAAGGAGCGGTTCGGAAGGGAAGTGGTACCGGTTCAGTATCCGTACGAAGAGGGCGAAAGCTTTAACACCATCATTGATGTCCTGAAAATGCAGATGTACGAATTTGCCGAAGGCGGCGGGAAACCGGACAAGCTGCCCATCGCAGATTCACAGAAAAGCCAGGCCGATCTTCAGCACAACGATCTTGTAGAGTCCATCGCCGAAAACGACGAATCGCTCATGGATCTCTATTTTGAAAAAGGACACCTCGATGAAGACGAAATGGTGGAAGGACTTAAAAAGTCCATCATGAACCGCCAGATATTTCCGATGTTCTGCCTGTCAGCCGAACAAAATATGGGCTCCGGCCGTGTGATGGGATTCATCGACAATGTCCTTCCGAATCCTCTTGAAGCCAATCCCGACACCGATGACAGCGGAAATGAGCTCACCATCGATACCGAACAAAAGCCGCTGGCATTTCTTTTTAAAACCATTTCAGAGGAGCATGTCGGTGACCTGACGTTTTTCAAGGTGTATGGCGGTACGCTTAAGGCCGGCACAGACATGATCAACCACTCCAAAGGCTCGACCAACCGTCTGGGTAACCTGTTTCTGACACAGGGCGGTAAACGGGTGGACATTCAGGAAGTACAAGCCGGTGATATTGGCGCTGTTGTGAAGCTTAAAGATGGCAATGTCGGAGATACTCTGCGTGACAAAAGTCTTGATATCGGAATTTCAAAAGTCAACTATCCTGAGCCTACCGAGAGAATGGCCGTCCGTTCCAAAGAAAAAGGAGAAGAGGAGAAGATTGGATCCGCACTGAACCAGATTCAGCGCGAGGATCCTTCACTGCATGTTGAAAACAGCATGGAGCTTAATCAGATTATTCTGAGCGGACAAGGAGAAGAGCACCTGAATGTTGTCAAGAACATGCTTGAAAACCGCTTCAAGCTGAATCCTGAATTCTATGAACCGGGGATTCCGTATCGTGAAACCATCACAAAACCGGTTAAGGCGCAATACCGCCACAAAAAACAGTCCGGTGGTGCAGGTCAGTACGGTGAAGTATATCTCTATCTGGAACCCTACGAAGAGGGCATGCCGCCGACTCCCGATGTATCGGTCAGGGACACCCAGGAAATTGACCTCGAATGGGGCGGAAAGCTGATTTTCCAGAACTGTATCGTCGGAGGTGTGATCGATGCCCGTTTTATGCCGGCCATCCTGAAGGGAGTTATGGAAAAAATGGAAAACGGACCGCTTTCGGGATGCCGCGCCCGTGATGTAAGGGTTTCTGTTTATGACGGATCCATGCACACGGTAGACTCCAACGAGGCGGCATTCAAAACAGCTTCCCTGATGGCTTTCAAAAAAGGATTCCTGGAAGCGAAACCGCAGCTGCTGGAGCCGGTATATGAAGTGGAAGTGACTGTACCGGCAGAGTTTATGGGCGATGTGATGAGTGATCTTTCAACTCGCCGCGGCCAGGTCCAGGGCATGGACTCGGAAGGAACATTTCAGAAGGTGAAAGCCCTGGTACCGCTTGCGGAACTGTATCGTTACGCCACCCATCTGCGCTCCATGACACAGGGCCGGGCGACTCATACCCGGACGTTCCATGAGTACGGACCGGTTCCGCACGAAATCCAGGAACGCATTATGAAAGAAACCGCAGAGATGGAAGAGTCGGCCTGA
- a CDS encoding glycosyltransferase family protein has protein sequence MKLLYGIQGTGNGHISRARTFLPEFRKHAEVDILISGHSYDCIPGEQPDYNLKGLSYAFGKNGGIDFLKSIYRLRPLRFLQDIHSLDTQKYDLVISDFEPISAWSARRAGIPSVGLSHQASFLSDLTPRPKKRSIAGEAIFSWYAPCDYPAGFHYLSYEDFIYPPVIREEIRNLRLNLHSVPQKKLYEREHATVYLPAYHESVLMKYLKNITDIDWHVFSKTADQPGTYGHIHVYPVSEDGYLNSLSSASYVLCGAGFEAPSEAIYLGIPLLVIPMRGQYEQWCNAAALQKMGVPVIEYIGDRFCRQLSNWLSTALSLRIRFPDLTGEIAENVLDRYGSVKHVRPA, from the coding sequence ATGAAGTTGCTTTACGGAATTCAGGGCACGGGAAATGGCCATATCAGCAGAGCCCGCACTTTTTTACCGGAGTTCAGAAAACATGCGGAAGTTGATATTCTGATCAGCGGTCATTCGTATGATTGTATTCCAGGTGAACAGCCTGATTACAATCTGAAGGGTCTGAGTTACGCTTTCGGTAAAAACGGAGGAATTGATTTTCTGAAAAGCATTTACAGATTGCGGCCGTTGCGGTTCCTGCAAGACATACACTCGCTGGATACCCAGAAATATGATTTGGTGATAAGTGATTTTGAACCAATCAGTGCCTGGTCAGCACGCCGGGCTGGTATACCGAGTGTTGGTCTGAGCCATCAGGCCTCGTTCTTATCAGACCTGACTCCCCGGCCAAAGAAGCGAAGCATTGCAGGAGAAGCCATTTTTTCCTGGTATGCTCCGTGTGATTACCCGGCAGGTTTTCATTACCTCAGTTATGAAGATTTCATATACCCTCCTGTAATACGTGAAGAGATACGCAATCTGCGACTCAACTTGCATTCTGTACCCCAAAAAAAATTGTATGAAAGAGAGCATGCCACGGTTTATTTACCGGCGTATCACGAATCTGTTCTGATGAAATACCTGAAAAATATCACTGATATTGACTGGCACGTTTTTTCGAAAACCGCTGATCAACCGGGTACGTATGGGCACATTCATGTGTATCCGGTCTCAGAGGATGGGTATCTGAATAGTTTAAGTTCAGCATCATATGTACTTTGCGGTGCCGGGTTTGAAGCACCATCAGAAGCGATCTATCTCGGTATCCCATTGCTGGTTATACCTATGCGCGGACAATACGAGCAATGGTGCAATGCAGCAGCCCTGCAAAAAATGGGAGTGCCCGTAATAGAATATATCGGCGACAGGTTTTGTCGTCAGCTTTCAAACTGGTTGTCAACTGCACTGTCTTTGCGGATTCGCTTTCCTGATCTGACCGGGGAAATTGCAGAAAACGTATTAGACCGGTATGGTTCGGTCAAACACGTGCGTCCTGCCTGA
- a CDS encoding UDP-2,3-diacylglucosamine diphosphatase, which produces MKVNNQKKRREADLIIISDVHLGSYGCHSEELVKYLKSVRPKTLVLNGDLLDIWQFKKYYWPETHMEVLKCILGMLSNGTSVYYLTGNHDEMLRKFSPFGLGNFQLLDKLVLNIDGKKAWIFHGDVFDVTMHYSKFVAKLGGKGYNFLILLNKWVNAVWMRMGHERMSFSRRIKNGVKSAVKFVSNFEMTASDLAIEKGYDYVICGHIHRPNIKKITNSNGSVIYMNSGDWVEHLSALEYKDGKWSVYQHMSDVVFDDIPDSFGIFDDSLVSETLHTSNGQVYQELQ; this is translated from the coding sequence ATGAAAGTGAATAATCAAAAGAAACGACGGGAAGCAGATCTGATTATCATATCTGATGTTCACCTTGGTTCATACGGATGCCATTCTGAAGAACTGGTAAAATACCTGAAAAGTGTCCGACCCAAAACACTGGTACTAAACGGGGATCTGCTGGATATCTGGCAATTCAAGAAATACTACTGGCCGGAAACTCACATGGAGGTTCTCAAGTGTATACTGGGCATGCTGAGCAACGGGACATCGGTTTATTATCTGACCGGCAATCATGATGAAATGCTCAGGAAGTTTTCACCTTTCGGCCTGGGCAATTTTCAGCTGCTTGACAAACTGGTGCTGAATATTGACGGTAAGAAAGCCTGGATTTTTCACGGCGATGTTTTTGATGTGACCATGCACTATTCAAAATTCGTAGCCAAACTCGGAGGCAAGGGCTATAATTTTCTGATTTTACTTAATAAGTGGGTCAATGCCGTATGGATGCGAATGGGACACGAACGCATGTCATTCTCACGCCGTATCAAGAACGGAGTAAAATCGGCCGTGAAATTTGTAAGCAATTTTGAGATGACTGCTTCTGACCTGGCCATAGAAAAGGGTTACGACTATGTGATATGCGGCCATATCCACAGACCCAACATCAAAAAAATAACCAACAGCAATGGCTCTGTTATCTATATGAACTCAGGAGACTGGGTTGAACATTTGAGTGCGCTTGAGTACAAAGATGGTAAATGGTCTGTTTATCAGCACATGTCGGATGTGGTGTTTGATGATATACCGGACAGTTTTGGCATTTTTGATGATTCGTTGGTAAGTGAAACGCTGCATACTTCCAACGGGCAAGTATATCAGGAGCTGCAATGA
- a CDS encoding S9 family peptidase has product MNRNIIPFYSSLLHVISVIVIAVLTFGPMTAVSAILPDTSEQDQERPLIKEMLHLGPVNYFSPVFHDDPAIDGSKWDATEILLSDLMDYDEWQPREGLPVAWSDGQHPEWTAHTLADSILVLPGATKEHHNISWSAVYLSNDRFMPASITLKSEGMIRAFLNGEEIAVKNHTDTEDGAEAGSVNANVNLRQGTQLLLVKTMHPAAENSSGSEEELPDWTLEVQVDAGEHQHRIASVIVPERHVMQRDLSNAPRPAGVSVSPDGDLAAVHVRRDLPPDGTPETHIDIRNIPEGTIRHRFAGGMDITGMQWLPEGLRFSYTEAGNDGTNLWVIDLETGEKERILKDVEDFAGYRWSPDASYVIYSVTEKHDPGRDGVIHYRGLQDRRPGYHDRSFLYKLNVEQGSTRRLTAGLLSTTLNSIHPDGKKILFSRNHEVYDERPYGETEYIILDLQTMQTDSLFTVKFAGSGQFSPDGDRILITGGPGTFGDEGVNIPDTLLPNDYDTQAYLYDLESREITSITRDFDPEITGASWDETGRYIYFTVTEKSYRNLYRYDTRRERFRLYDTGPDVAGSLDLAENKAVGVFTGSGASDTPKAWTIDFTDRSPSATVLYDPGAEAYQHVAFGDVREWTFTNKWDEEIDGHVYYPPDFDEDKEYPVIVYYYGGTTPVTRAFAGRYPKELYAAKGYLVYVLQPSGATGFGQEFSARHVNDWGEIAGEEIITGVAAFLDDHAYADRERVGAMGASYGGFMTMYLLTQTDLFAAAVSHAGISNLASYWGEGFWGYQYSGVATANSFPWNRQDIYVNRSPVFQADDIHTPLMLVTGMSDTNVPPGESLQMFTALKLLDRDVAFIAVKDQDHHILDYKKFIRWKEAIISWFDKWLKDEPEWWKENKSDFE; this is encoded by the coding sequence ATGAACAGAAACATCATACCATTTTACTCATCCTTGCTGCATGTTATTTCTGTAATAGTGATTGCGGTTTTGACTTTCGGCCCGATGACGGCGGTGTCCGCAATCTTGCCGGATACAAGCGAACAGGACCAGGAGCGTCCGCTCATCAAAGAGATGCTGCATCTGGGACCGGTTAATTATTTCAGCCCGGTCTTCCATGATGATCCTGCCATTGACGGAAGCAAATGGGATGCAACTGAAATACTGTTATCCGATCTGATGGATTACGATGAGTGGCAGCCCCGGGAAGGGTTGCCCGTAGCCTGGTCGGATGGCCAGCATCCCGAATGGACAGCACATACACTTGCAGACAGTATTCTTGTTCTGCCGGGTGCTACAAAAGAGCATCACAACATCAGCTGGTCTGCAGTGTATTTGTCCAACGACCGTTTCATGCCCGCATCCATCACGCTCAAAAGTGAAGGCATGATCCGTGCTTTCTTAAACGGAGAAGAGATTGCAGTAAAAAATCATACTGATACAGAAGACGGCGCCGAAGCCGGATCGGTGAACGCAAATGTCAACTTGCGTCAGGGAACTCAGCTGCTTCTGGTGAAAACCATGCATCCGGCCGCTGAAAACAGTTCCGGTTCCGAAGAAGAGCTGCCGGACTGGACGCTTGAGGTTCAAGTGGATGCCGGTGAGCATCAGCATCGTATTGCATCCGTTATAGTTCCGGAACGCCATGTAATGCAGCGGGACCTGTCGAACGCACCGCGTCCGGCCGGAGTTTCGGTCAGCCCGGATGGTGACCTTGCCGCTGTTCATGTCCGGCGCGACCTCCCTCCTGACGGCACACCCGAGACGCATATCGACATCCGGAATATTCCTGAAGGCACCATCAGGCACCGGTTTGCCGGCGGTATGGATATCACGGGAATGCAATGGCTCCCGGAGGGGCTCAGGTTCAGCTATACCGAAGCAGGAAATGATGGTACCAATTTGTGGGTGATCGATCTTGAAACCGGTGAAAAAGAGCGCATACTTAAAGATGTTGAAGATTTTGCCGGTTACCGCTGGTCTCCTGATGCTTCCTATGTCATATACAGCGTCACTGAAAAACATGACCCTGGACGGGATGGCGTCATTCACTACCGGGGGTTGCAGGACCGGCGCCCGGGCTACCACGACCGCAGCTTTCTCTACAAGCTGAATGTCGAACAGGGATCTACAAGGCGTCTCACCGCCGGACTTCTTTCCACTACCCTCAACAGCATCCATCCTGACGGGAAAAAAATCCTCTTTTCGCGCAATCACGAGGTGTATGATGAACGTCCTTACGGTGAGACTGAATATATCATCCTTGATCTGCAAACGATGCAGACCGACTCCCTTTTCACTGTAAAATTTGCCGGATCAGGCCAGTTTTCACCGGATGGTGACCGGATCCTGATTACCGGCGGGCCAGGCACTTTTGGCGATGAAGGTGTGAACATTCCTGACACCCTCCTGCCCAACGATTATGACACCCAGGCCTATCTGTATGATCTGGAAAGTCGCGAAATTACATCCATAACACGGGATTTTGATCCGGAAATCACAGGTGCTTCCTGGGATGAGACCGGTCGGTATATCTATTTCACGGTAACCGAAAAATCGTACAGAAATCTGTATCGTTACGATACAAGACGCGAGCGGTTCCGTCTGTATGATACCGGTCCGGATGTGGCCGGATCTCTGGACCTGGCCGAAAACAAGGCTGTCGGAGTGTTTACCGGTTCGGGTGCTTCGGACACTCCGAAAGCATGGACCATTGACTTTACAGACCGGAGTCCGTCAGCCACGGTTCTGTACGATCCCGGAGCAGAGGCCTATCAGCATGTGGCATTCGGTGATGTCCGGGAGTGGACCTTTACCAACAAGTGGGATGAAGAAATCGACGGGCATGTTTATTATCCGCCGGATTTTGACGAAGACAAGGAATATCCCGTCATCGTTTACTACTATGGCGGAACTACGCCGGTTACCCGGGCATTTGCCGGACGCTATCCCAAGGAGCTCTACGCTGCCAAAGGATATCTGGTGTATGTCCTGCAGCCCAGCGGGGCAACCGGGTTCGGCCAGGAGTTTTCGGCGCGGCATGTCAATGACTGGGGTGAAATTGCAGGAGAGGAGATTATCACAGGCGTTGCGGCATTCCTGGATGATCATGCCTATGCCGACCGTGAGCGTGTCGGCGCCATGGGCGCTTCTTACGGCGGTTTTATGACCATGTATCTTCTGACACAAACCGACCTTTTTGCCGCGGCCGTTTCGCATGCCGGAATCAGTAATCTGGCCAGCTACTGGGGCGAAGGATTCTGGGGTTACCAATACAGTGGTGTAGCCACTGCCAACAGCTTCCCCTGGAACCGGCAGGATATATATGTCAACCGAAGTCCGGTCTTCCAGGCTGATGACATACATACTCCGCTGATGCTGGTAACCGGGATGTCAGACACTAATGTCCCGCCCGGTGAAAGCCTTCAGATGTTCACAGCGCTGAAGCTGCTCGATCGGGACGTTGCATTCATAGCCGTCAAGGATCAGGATCACCACATACTCGATTACAAAAAGTTTATCCGGTGGAAAGAGGCCATTATTTCATGGTTCGACAAATGGCTCAAGGATGAACCGGAGTGGTGGAAAGAAAATAAAAGCGATTTTGAGTAA
- a CDS encoding SPOR domain-containing protein, whose protein sequence is MTRFDMKKWITAAIVLILFVPFSQSKAQIGENLTDWSIDLSGGPTFGQFTFDSRVTAQGALGVRYAVNPVFSLYGHAGIGRFKADDAIMDESGFTNNYYTVGLGGRANLLRMVTGVNRVTEQFGVYGLAGLGLIRNSVDVADTDIPGFPGRNFSGNAMLYRLGGGLTYRISRRVDVFMQVDLNHSDSDLLDGYERAPGSGSTGLLSGGDSYINTSAGISLKLGRSSVRHTEWQRQDHRTTHLTYDMDDRLQQLEQEQELADVAMETINERLLSLSSSLNDITNQLNTVYNQQFMRQYDQIDSLAIRINVLEEKLEDLSDEIPEAQANTGDETTFFIVAGVFESRQNAELLLEDVRAEGFGNAQIVQDQVNNFNVVTYSQHSTRSSANEELNRIRSNVNPDSWIYVK, encoded by the coding sequence ATGACCAGGTTCGATATGAAAAAATGGATTACTGCTGCCATTGTTTTGATACTGTTTGTTCCATTCAGCCAAAGTAAGGCGCAGATCGGAGAAAACCTCACCGACTGGAGTATCGACCTTTCCGGAGGTCCCACATTTGGTCAGTTTACCTTTGATTCCAGGGTCACTGCCCAGGGCGCACTGGGCGTCCGTTATGCGGTTAATCCTGTGTTTTCCCTCTATGGGCATGCCGGCATCGGACGTTTCAAGGCCGATGATGCAATTATGGATGAATCCGGTTTCACCAATAATTACTACACCGTCGGACTGGGCGGCCGGGCCAATCTGCTGCGCATGGTCACCGGGGTGAACAGAGTCACAGAGCAGTTTGGTGTGTACGGACTGGCGGGATTGGGACTGATCCGAAACAGTGTCGATGTGGCCGACACAGACATCCCCGGTTTCCCGGGCAGAAACTTTTCAGGCAATGCCATGCTTTACCGTCTCGGAGGCGGGCTGACATACCGCATCAGTCGCAGAGTGGATGTTTTTATGCAGGTGGATCTTAACCATTCCGACAGTGACCTTCTTGACGGGTATGAGCGCGCTCCCGGCAGCGGATCTACAGGCCTGCTGAGCGGCGGCGATTCCTATATAAACACAAGCGCCGGAATTTCACTTAAACTTGGCAGAAGCTCGGTCCGGCATACGGAATGGCAGCGACAGGATCACCGGACTACGCACTTGACTTATGACATGGATGACCGTCTTCAGCAGCTGGAGCAGGAACAGGAGCTTGCTGACGTTGCCATGGAAACCATAAACGAGCGGCTGCTGTCGCTGAGTTCATCCCTTAACGACATCACCAATCAGTTGAACACCGTTTACAACCAGCAGTTCATGAGACAGTACGACCAGATCGACAGCCTGGCAATCCGCATCAATGTGCTGGAAGAAAAACTTGAGGATTTGTCAGATGAAATACCTGAAGCGCAAGCCAATACAGGTGATGAAACAACATTTTTCATTGTGGCCGGTGTGTTTGAAAGCCGGCAAAACGCGGAGCTTCTTCTGGAAGATGTGCGTGCCGAGGGATTTGGAAATGCGCAGATTGTTCAGGATCAGGTAAACAATTTCAATGTAGTTACTTACAGTCAGCATTCCACGCGCAGCAGCGCGAATGAAGAGCTTAACCGAATCCGAAGCAATGTCAATCCGGATTCATGGATTTATGTGAAGTGA
- a CDS encoding asparaginase — protein MKRILILHTGGTITMQLHESKKDGESGESSFNLNYFDEQVPGLQEIAHVESQTLFLEDSANMTPSMWVQLAQAIAKRYDEFDGFVVLHGTDTMAWTASALSFCFRNLTKPVVFTGSQVPLSNRRTDARRNLINSVELATLYMPEVCICFNDRVYRGNRATKLSIGDFDAFATPNYPTLAEFGVRLSITEQYRPASGTFWAGPGFNPSLRLITMYPGMNSRDVVPKNSDSARALVIEAYGSGNLPSGKNHTFIQDIDRYISAGGIVVITSQSIYDDVDLDKYEGGRRVRDIGALGAGDMTTEACVTKMMYLLDHYHDIHVIREQFRENLAGERTH, from the coding sequence ATGAAACGGATACTAATTCTTCACACCGGCGGCACCATAACGATGCAACTCCATGAAAGTAAAAAAGATGGAGAAAGCGGTGAGTCATCCTTCAACCTGAATTATTTTGACGAACAGGTGCCCGGTTTGCAGGAAATTGCCCATGTGGAGTCACAAACGCTGTTTCTGGAAGACAGTGCAAATATGACTCCGTCGATGTGGGTCCAGCTGGCACAGGCCATTGCCAAAAGGTACGATGAGTTTGACGGGTTCGTCGTTCTTCACGGGACCGACACCATGGCCTGGACGGCGTCGGCCCTCTCTTTCTGCTTCCGCAATCTGACAAAACCTGTCGTATTTACAGGCAGTCAGGTTCCGTTGAGCAACCGGCGGACAGATGCCCGGCGAAATCTGATCAATTCCGTGGAACTGGCCACACTGTATATGCCTGAGGTCTGTATCTGCTTTAATGACCGTGTGTACCGCGGCAACCGTGCTACAAAACTGAGCATTGGTGATTTCGATGCCTTTGCAACACCCAACTATCCGACCCTGGCAGAGTTTGGTGTCAGACTGAGCATCACAGAACAATACCGCCCTGCATCGGGTACTTTCTGGGCCGGTCCGGGCTTTAATCCATCCCTCCGTCTGATTACCATGTATCCCGGAATGAACAGCAGGGATGTCGTGCCAAAGAATTCAGATAGTGCACGTGCCCTTGTTATCGAGGCTTATGGCAGCGGCAATCTTCCGTCCGGCAAAAACCATACGTTTATTCAGGATATTGACCGCTACATTTCCGCGGGTGGTATAGTTGTCATTACCTCCCAGTCAATTTATGATGATGTGGATCTGGACAAATACGAGGGCGGACGCAGGGTGCGTGATATAGGCGCGCTGGGTGCCGGTGACATGACAACCGAAGCATGCGTCACGAAAATGATGTATCTTCTTGATCATTACCATGATATTCATGTGATCCGCGAGCAGTTTCGTGAAAACCTTGCCGGAGAGCGCACACACTGA